The following coding sequences are from one Brooklawnia cerclae window:
- a CDS encoding dihydrodipicolinate synthase family protein, protein MPIDLKGLVPAPVTPFTRDGDIDIAAIHRLGSWLGSFDGVKGLVVLGHAGEGTFCTADEQVQVIEEYVASTNGRVPVIAGITGEGTKVAVAEARRAVAAGAKAGLIYPSHGWLRFGFQKGAPQDRYKAIYQEAGLDCILFQYPDVTKCSYDLDTQLEIAGQEGVFWTKNGVRNMKRWDTEIPALREAYPDLTILSCHDEYLLHTIMDVDGLLVGYGNIAPELLLELIAAGRAQDWPAAKAVHNRMFPVTQNVYHRGSHMEGTVCLKEALVHRGVLEHATVRSPLLPLAPGAHDEIAAALDKAGLGLARIPATV, encoded by the coding sequence ATGCCCATTGATCTCAAAGGCCTGGTTCCTGCCCCCGTAACCCCGTTCACACGCGACGGTGACATCGATATCGCCGCCATCCACCGCCTCGGCTCCTGGCTGGGCTCCTTCGACGGAGTCAAGGGCCTGGTCGTCCTGGGCCACGCCGGTGAGGGGACATTCTGCACCGCCGACGAACAGGTCCAGGTGATCGAGGAGTACGTAGCCTCGACCAACGGACGGGTTCCCGTCATCGCCGGCATCACGGGCGAGGGCACCAAGGTGGCGGTCGCGGAGGCCCGCCGCGCCGTGGCCGCCGGCGCCAAGGCCGGACTCATCTACCCCTCGCACGGCTGGCTGCGATTCGGCTTCCAGAAGGGCGCCCCGCAGGATCGATACAAGGCGATCTACCAGGAGGCCGGCCTCGACTGCATCCTGTTCCAGTACCCCGATGTGACGAAGTGCTCCTACGACCTCGACACTCAGCTCGAGATCGCCGGCCAGGAGGGTGTCTTCTGGACGAAGAACGGCGTGCGCAACATGAAGCGATGGGACACCGAGATCCCGGCCCTGCGCGAGGCCTACCCCGACCTCACCATCCTGTCGTGCCATGACGAATACCTGCTCCATACGATCATGGACGTCGACGGCCTGCTCGTCGGCTACGGCAACATCGCCCCCGAGCTCCTGCTGGAGTTGATCGCCGCGGGCAGGGCCCAGGACTGGCCCGCGGCGAAAGCCGTCCACAACCGGATGTTCCCGGTGACGCAGAACGTGTACCACCGCGGCTCCCACATGGAGGGCACCGTGTGCCTGAAGGAGGCGCTGGTCCATCGCGGTGTCCTGGAACACGCCACGGTCCGCTCGCCGCTCCTGCCGTTGGCTCCGGGGGCACACGACGAGATCGCCGCCGCGCTCGACAAGGCTGGTCTCGGTCTGGCCAGGATCCCGGCGACCGTCTGA
- a CDS encoding 2-dehydropantoate 2-reductase: MKFAIIGAGGLGGYFGAKLAAAGHDVGFVVRGRTLGALRTGGLHVIGESQIDLPTVTATDDADDIGPVDAVLLTVKTWQLPEVVYHLDRLVGPSTLVLTMQNGIRTPEQVAELVGREHVAPAIVRVYAKIDRPGRIDHMGGPGTVTTSTWDTTGTPQIEAVRAAFEASGIGSPRVDDIWVDLWEKAVYMIPYGLLGALSGLPVGGLRTTLRAEFAATMAEVAAVGRARGVALSGDVVERTLGFADSMPAQATSSMQRDLLEGRPSELEALGGDIVRSGRETGVPVPRHELLYSVLSLWEAIARQTPGAGR; encoded by the coding sequence ATGAAGTTCGCGATCATCGGAGCCGGTGGGCTGGGCGGCTACTTCGGGGCCAAGCTGGCCGCGGCCGGGCACGACGTGGGGTTCGTCGTACGGGGACGCACACTCGGCGCGCTGCGCACCGGCGGCCTGCATGTCATCGGCGAGTCACAGATAGATCTGCCCACGGTGACCGCCACGGACGACGCCGATGACATCGGCCCCGTCGATGCCGTGCTCCTCACCGTCAAGACGTGGCAGCTACCCGAGGTCGTCTACCACCTCGACCGGCTCGTCGGGCCCTCGACCCTCGTCCTGACCATGCAGAACGGAATCCGGACGCCGGAACAGGTGGCGGAACTGGTCGGACGCGAGCACGTCGCCCCGGCCATCGTCCGGGTGTACGCGAAGATCGATCGTCCCGGGCGCATCGACCACATGGGTGGGCCCGGCACCGTCACCACCAGCACCTGGGACACCACCGGCACTCCGCAGATCGAGGCGGTGCGAGCCGCCTTCGAGGCCTCCGGGATCGGCAGCCCGCGAGTGGACGACATCTGGGTCGATCTGTGGGAGAAGGCGGTCTACATGATCCCCTACGGGCTCCTCGGCGCACTGTCGGGCCTGCCCGTCGGCGGGCTGCGCACGACGCTGCGTGCCGAGTTCGCGGCGACCATGGCGGAGGTCGCCGCGGTGGGACGGGCCCGCGGCGTCGCGCTGTCCGGCGATGTCGTCGAGCGGACGCTGGGGTTCGCCGACTCGATGCCGGCCCAGGCGACCTCCTCGATGCAGCGTGACCTGCTGGAGGGCCGTCCCTCCGAACTCGAGGCGCTCGGAGGCGACATCGTCCGATCAGGACGCGAGACCGGCGTCCCCGTGCCACGTCACGAACTCCTGTACTCCGTGCTGTCGCTGTGGGAGGCGATCGCGCGGCAGACCCCGGGCGCGGGCCGGTAG
- a CDS encoding LacI family DNA-binding transcriptional regulator has translation MASEQARRVTLRDVADAAGVSLSTASRVLDDRGRASHTPTAQRVRETADQLGYRRNAMAAGLRRGETSTIGVLVPRLTDTVMAAMFEAIERTARQRGQFAVVAISGDDPEQEHAATQRLLDRDVDGVILATARVDDTLPASLRERAIAHVLVLRTDGVSASVLGDDDYGGYAAVRHLVDLGHRRIGLVFGPKFTSTANDRLAGAKRALDEAGIDIDPRLVVFGGYGIDSGVSGGEALLALDAASRPTAIFAANDNLAVGVMSAGYRAGLTPGRDFSLVGYNDIPLAQRLPVPLTSVRVPFDQIAATALDVLSGRREQGIHRILPSLIPRASSAHTTD, from the coding sequence ATGGCATCGGAGCAGGCTCGGCGAGTCACGTTGCGCGACGTCGCGGATGCCGCAGGGGTGTCACTGTCGACGGCCAGCCGCGTCCTGGACGATCGCGGCAGGGCATCCCACACGCCCACCGCCCAGCGGGTGCGTGAGACGGCCGACCAGCTGGGGTACCGGCGCAACGCCATGGCCGCGGGCTTGAGGCGGGGGGAGACATCGACGATCGGGGTCCTCGTCCCGCGTCTCACGGACACGGTGATGGCCGCGATGTTCGAGGCGATCGAGCGTACGGCGCGTCAGCGCGGGCAATTCGCTGTGGTGGCGATCAGCGGCGACGACCCCGAGCAGGAGCACGCCGCCACCCAGCGACTCCTCGATCGCGACGTGGACGGAGTGATCCTCGCCACGGCCCGGGTCGATGACACCTTGCCCGCATCCCTCAGGGAACGCGCGATCGCTCACGTGCTCGTCCTGCGCACCGACGGAGTCAGCGCCTCGGTGCTCGGCGACGACGACTACGGCGGCTATGCGGCTGTCCGCCATCTCGTCGATCTCGGGCATCGGCGGATAGGCCTAGTCTTCGGTCCGAAGTTCACCTCTACCGCCAACGATCGGCTTGCCGGGGCCAAGAGGGCCCTGGACGAGGCGGGAATCGACATCGACCCGCGTCTTGTCGTGTTTGGCGGATACGGGATCGACAGCGGTGTGTCCGGTGGCGAGGCGCTTCTTGCCCTGGACGCGGCGTCTCGTCCTACGGCGATCTTCGCTGCGAACGACAACTTGGCGGTCGGCGTGATGTCGGCCGGCTACAGGGCGGGGCTGACGCCCGGACGCGACTTCTCCCTCGTCGGCTATAACGACATCCCGCTCGCGCAACGCCTTCCGGTTCCGCTGACATCCGTCCGCGTCCCGTTCGACCAGATCGCCGCGACTGCTCTGGACGTGCTGTCGGGGCGCCGCGAGCAGGGGATCCATCGCATTCTGCCCAGTCTGATTCCTCGCGCGTCCAGCGCACACACCACAGATTGA
- a CDS encoding ATP-binding cassette domain-containing protein — protein sequence MTPILEVEHLHKSFTLHAVGGRRVVSLADVGLHVDRGEHVALAGASGAGKSSLLRCIYRTYLPDAGVVRLHTSTGPVELTSLSDRRMAAIRGRELGYVSQFLAAPPRTGPLQLVTTAAKRRGLDGPDATDAAAASLHKLGLAENLWDIDCHVLSGGERQRVNLAAGTVSPPRLLLLDEPVSALDPANREKALLLIEELRSQDVSVLAVYHDMTIIARLASRVLVMADGRIVADDSPHNVLAAHHAALTEHLLEETPA from the coding sequence GTGACCCCGATCCTCGAGGTGGAACACCTCCACAAGTCCTTCACGCTGCACGCGGTGGGGGGACGCCGGGTCGTGTCGCTCGCCGATGTCGGCCTGCACGTCGACCGCGGTGAGCACGTGGCGCTCGCCGGCGCGTCCGGCGCGGGCAAGTCGAGCCTGCTGCGGTGCATCTACCGCACCTACCTGCCCGACGCCGGCGTCGTCCGGCTGCACACCAGCACCGGCCCGGTGGAGCTGACGTCCCTGTCGGATCGGCGCATGGCCGCGATCCGGGGACGAGAGCTCGGCTACGTCTCGCAGTTCCTGGCCGCCCCACCCCGCACGGGGCCGCTCCAGCTCGTGACAACCGCGGCGAAGCGCCGGGGGCTCGACGGCCCGGACGCCACGGACGCCGCCGCCGCCTCGCTGCACAAACTCGGCCTGGCCGAGAACCTGTGGGACATCGACTGCCACGTGCTGTCGGGTGGCGAGCGCCAGCGCGTGAACCTCGCGGCCGGCACCGTGAGCCCACCCCGGCTGCTGCTGCTGGACGAGCCCGTCTCGGCGCTCGATCCGGCCAACCGCGAGAAGGCCCTGCTCCTCATCGAGGAGCTCCGGAGCCAGGACGTCTCCGTGCTGGCGGTCTACCATGACATGACGATCATCGCCCGACTCGCCAGCCGCGTCCTCGTGATGGCCGACGGCCGCATCGTCGCCGACGACTCGCCCCACAACGTGCTGGCCGCGCACCACGCCGCTCTCACCGAGCACCTGCTGGAGGAGACCCCCGCATGA
- a CDS encoding alpha-D-ribose 1-methylphosphonate 5-triphosphate diphosphatase, which produces MSEPWPLDSNPADYDLLDVRAVLGDRVLENARVIVRDGRIAAVEPMSAAFAAVGRVPGTTRVPRLRGHGLFVAPGLIDTHSDALEREKRPRPTAELPWEFAIVSLEGRAVGAGVTTMFHGAGFQNKESHKVTRTPGRALELAGVVDAAPAQRIDHRVLHRLDILSDEGAAALGRRLESLADASPAPLVSFEDHTPGQGQYTDPEPLKSYWVGMEAVSAEEADARIAQLMERAEKFAPTAEANTAWLGGLATDGRIRLLGHDPDSAEMIAHLVSLHCVAAEFPVNLEAARAARAAGLLIVGGAPNLLRGGSHTNNVAAADLLREGLLDVLSSDYLPSALLAAAFRAADDQITDLPHAIGLVTSGPARLAGLDDRGRLAEGLRADLVVVDASGRYPRVATTLTAQR; this is translated from the coding sequence ATGAGCGAACCCTGGCCCCTCGATTCGAACCCGGCCGACTACGACCTCCTGGACGTGCGAGCCGTCCTCGGCGACCGCGTCCTGGAGAACGCTCGCGTCATCGTCCGCGACGGCCGGATCGCCGCCGTCGAGCCCATGTCCGCCGCCTTCGCCGCGGTTGGACGGGTCCCCGGGACGACTCGCGTGCCCCGGCTGCGCGGGCACGGCCTGTTCGTCGCGCCCGGGCTCATCGACACGCACTCGGACGCGCTGGAGCGCGAGAAGCGTCCCCGCCCCACGGCCGAACTGCCGTGGGAGTTCGCGATCGTCTCACTGGAGGGACGCGCCGTCGGGGCGGGGGTCACCACGATGTTCCACGGGGCGGGCTTCCAGAACAAGGAGAGCCACAAGGTCACCCGCACCCCAGGCCGTGCCCTGGAGCTTGCCGGGGTGGTGGACGCCGCCCCCGCGCAGCGCATCGATCACCGCGTCCTCCACCGGCTCGACATCCTCTCGGACGAGGGCGCGGCCGCGCTGGGACGACGGCTCGAATCCCTCGCGGACGCCTCGCCCGCGCCGCTGGTCAGCTTCGAGGACCACACCCCGGGGCAGGGCCAGTACACCGACCCCGAGCCGCTCAAGTCGTACTGGGTGGGCATGGAGGCGGTCTCCGCCGAGGAGGCCGACGCCCGGATCGCCCAGCTGATGGAACGCGCCGAGAAGTTCGCCCCGACGGCTGAGGCGAACACGGCCTGGCTCGGCGGCCTGGCCACCGACGGCCGGATCCGGTTGCTCGGCCACGATCCCGACTCGGCCGAGATGATCGCCCACCTCGTCTCGCTCCACTGCGTGGCGGCGGAGTTCCCGGTGAACCTGGAGGCCGCGCGGGCGGCACGCGCGGCGGGTCTGCTGATCGTCGGTGGCGCCCCGAACCTGCTGCGCGGCGGCTCCCACACCAACAACGTCGCCGCCGCCGATCTGCTGCGCGAGGGCCTGCTCGACGTGCTGTCGTCCGACTACCTGCCTTCCGCGCTGCTCGCCGCGGCGTTCCGCGCTGCCGACGACCAGATCACCGACCTGCCACACGCGATCGGCCTGGTCACCAGCGGCCCGGCGCGGCTCGCCGGGCTGGACGACCGGGGACGGCTGGCCGAGGGGCTGCGCGCCGACCTCGTGGTGGTCGACGCGTCGGGACGCTACCCGCGCGTCGCGACGACCCTGACGGCCCAACGGTAG
- a CDS encoding class I SAM-dependent methyltransferase, whose amino-acid sequence MSRRLTPTGWADFIADFHQRNPGIAEEVLSRALSGRQNPYQWMARAVSSGARVVLDIGCGSGRVSRELSAPDRVVVGLDLSRNELRLAAERSSGPWVQADARRLPFADGSLDAVTTVMGLAVIRPISEVLDEVARVLRPGGVFVSVAPTIRPQRTRDVRVAARVTQLLRGTPRFPRSPEVAVGRLMEGSGLMVAEDRRERYGYRVTGRDDAERLLGALYLPGTSPERMELAVDYLTERAGDGFVEIPIPMRRIVAVK is encoded by the coding sequence ATGTCGCGCCGTCTCACCCCGACCGGGTGGGCCGATTTCATCGCCGACTTCCATCAGCGCAATCCGGGGATCGCCGAGGAGGTGCTCTCTCGCGCGCTCTCGGGCCGCCAGAACCCCTACCAGTGGATGGCGCGCGCGGTGTCGTCGGGCGCCAGGGTCGTGCTCGACATCGGGTGCGGCTCCGGACGCGTCTCGCGTGAGCTCTCGGCACCCGATCGTGTGGTCGTGGGACTCGACCTGTCGCGAAACGAGCTTCGCTTGGCCGCCGAGCGGTCGTCCGGCCCCTGGGTGCAGGCGGATGCGAGAAGGCTTCCCTTCGCCGACGGCAGTCTGGACGCCGTGACGACGGTGATGGGACTGGCGGTCATCCGGCCGATCAGCGAGGTGCTGGACGAGGTGGCCCGGGTGTTGCGTCCGGGCGGCGTATTCGTCTCGGTCGCTCCGACGATCCGTCCCCAACGTACTCGCGACGTGCGGGTGGCCGCGCGCGTCACACAGTTGCTTCGGGGGACGCCCCGGTTCCCGAGGTCGCCGGAGGTCGCCGTCGGGCGGCTCATGGAGGGCAGCGGCCTGATGGTGGCCGAGGACCGGCGGGAGCGGTACGGCTACCGCGTCACCGGGAGGGACGACGCGGAGCGCCTCCTCGGCGCGCTGTACCTGCCGGGAACCAGCCCGGAACGGATGGAACTCGCCGTCGACTACCTGACGGAGCGGGCGGGCGACGGCTTCGTCGAGATACCGATCCCGATGCGGAGGATCGTCGCGGTCAAATGA
- a CDS encoding Nramp family divalent metal transporter, with amino-acid sequence MSEITAKAPTAPTPKQTPQKNKALRMLALMGPGFVVGAWQFGPGNLVSAIQAGSRYNYGLVWVIAVSVVLMLTFADMSIRVGVRSSGSVVQTIKETLGKPFGVAAGLGVFGITLCFSVGNAIGAGQAISLIGSSLGIDTSGRSGPFTVAVVGTIVCTAVVVAIVFFRSAYKVIEKLILVIVAVMATSFVITAVVVKPDWGAAAAGLVPSVPASAGLLLIALVGTNFSLNAAFYAGYASKERGLRRDQYEETTLADTVPGIVAPGIMTALVICAAAAVFYGTEIKSGTEIASLAKVISFPGGPLIFSLGFFGAAFSAMVANATAGGTLLSDGLGKGNKVSSTSVRIGVLIVLAVGVAVTIATSGKNPVQMIILAQALTVLIAPLLGVLLFILGNNARLMGDLKNTWWQNVLGVIGLVVILLMDYQLITQEILAKL; translated from the coding sequence ATGAGCGAAATCACGGCGAAGGCGCCCACCGCGCCCACGCCGAAGCAGACTCCACAGAAGAACAAGGCGCTGAGAATGCTGGCCCTGATGGGGCCGGGCTTCGTCGTCGGCGCCTGGCAGTTCGGCCCGGGCAACCTGGTCTCGGCGATCCAGGCCGGCAGCCGCTACAACTACGGTCTGGTCTGGGTGATCGCCGTGTCGGTCGTGTTGATGCTCACTTTCGCCGACATGAGCATCCGCGTCGGCGTCAGGTCGTCGGGCTCCGTGGTCCAGACGATCAAGGAGACGCTGGGTAAGCCGTTCGGTGTGGCCGCTGGCCTGGGTGTCTTCGGCATCACGTTGTGCTTCTCCGTCGGCAACGCCATCGGAGCGGGCCAGGCGATCTCGCTGATCGGTTCCTCCCTCGGGATCGACACCTCGGGGAGGAGCGGCCCGTTCACGGTCGCGGTCGTCGGGACGATCGTCTGTACAGCGGTCGTCGTGGCTATCGTCTTCTTCCGCTCGGCCTACAAGGTGATCGAGAAGCTCATACTCGTGATCGTCGCCGTGATGGCCACATCGTTCGTCATCACCGCCGTCGTGGTCAAACCCGACTGGGGCGCCGCCGCAGCCGGCCTCGTCCCGTCGGTCCCGGCCAGTGCCGGTCTGCTGCTCATCGCGCTGGTGGGCACGAACTTCTCCCTCAATGCGGCCTTCTATGCCGGCTACGCATCCAAGGAGCGGGGCCTGAGACGCGATCAGTACGAGGAGACCACGCTCGCCGACACCGTCCCGGGCATCGTGGCCCCCGGCATCATGACGGCGCTGGTCATCTGCGCCGCAGCGGCCGTCTTCTACGGGACGGAGATCAAGTCGGGGACGGAGATCGCATCCCTGGCCAAGGTCATCAGTTTCCCCGGTGGGCCGCTCATCTTCTCACTGGGCTTCTTCGGGGCGGCATTCTCGGCCATGGTGGCCAACGCCACCGCCGGTGGGACCCTGCTGTCGGACGGCCTTGGCAAAGGCAACAAGGTCTCGTCCACCTCCGTCAGGATCGGCGTGCTCATCGTCCTCGCCGTCGGTGTCGCGGTCACCATCGCCACCAGCGGGAAGAACCCGGTGCAGATGATCATCCTCGCCCAGGCCCTCACGGTGTTGATCGCGCCTCTGCTGGGCGTCTTGCTCTTCATCCTGGGCAACAACGCCCGGTTGATGGGCGATCTGAAGAACACGTGGTGGCAGAACGTGCTCGGCGTGATCGGCCTGGTGGTGATCCTCCTCATGGACTACCAGCTGATCACGCAGGAGATCCTTGCGAAGCTGTAG